GGGTAGTAGGTGATGTTGTCCGCATCGATCCAGCAGGTGCGCAACGCCCCGTTGGCATCCATGCGCCGGCCATACCACACCGGCTCACCCTCCAGACCGACCAGCACGCACTGGTGCACATAGAACGACCAGCCGTCATAGCCGGTGAGCCAGGCCATGTTGGAGGGGTCGCTGACGATCAGCACATCGATACCCCGACTCGCCATCTCGGCGCGGACCTTCCACAGCCGGGTGGCATATTCCTCACGAGTGAAGGGCAGGTTTACCTGGGTCATTGGGCCACTCGCCAAAGCAACATCAAGAAAATGGCCCTCTCGACGAGGAGAAGGCCGGGGCCAGGGTCACGATCACTGTCGAATGCCTGAACGGCCACGAACCACGGGCCGCTCAGTTGCACCAGGCAGTGGGGAGGACTCCCATAGCGGGAGGTTACTGCCAACCCACGGTAGCTGGTCAAGCATTTCCTGATGAGAAAGATGCCGGGGCCACGGGCTTGTTCGCGAGACCCAGGCCCGGGATGATGGATCCATCGCGCGCCCCCAGGAGGAAACATGAAGGTACTGGTCCATATCAACGATGCCGAACGCTGGCAGGAGGCCCTCGCCACGCGCCTGCCCGAGGCCGAGATCTTCACCAGTGCAGCGCCGGCCGACAAGCGTCGCGAGGCGGATTACCTGGCCGCGTGGAAGCCCCCCGCAACACTGCTGCGCGAACCCGTGGCCCTCAAGGGCATCGTCAACCTGGGCGCCGGGGTGGACGCCCTGCTCAACAACCCCGGGCTGCCCGCGAACGTGCCCATCGTCAAGCTGCGCGATGCCGGCATGGCGCAGCCCATCGGCGACTACGTGCGCTACGGCCTGCTGCACTTCCAGCGCGACTTCGACCGCTACCGTCGCCAGCAGCACGCCCGACAGTGGCGCGAGCACGCCCCGCTGGACAAGGCCGACTGGCCGGTGGGGGTGCTGGGGCTCGGCGCCATCGGCGCCAGGGTCGCGGCCATGATCGCCGCCGATGGCTTTCCGGTGCACGGCTGGAGCCGCTCGCCCAAGACGCTGCCCGGCATCCACTGCCACCACGGCGATGCTGGCCTCGAGGCCCTGCTCGGCCGGGTGAAGAGCCTGGTGTTGCTGCTGCCCGACACCCCGGCCACGCGCCACATCATCGACGCCGAGGCCCTGGCCCGGCTGCCCGAGGGCGCCAGCCTGATCAACCCCGGCCGCGGCACCCTGATCGACGAGGCGGCGCTGCTGGCCGCACTCGGCAACAGCGCGGCAGAGGGACGCCTGCGCGGCGCGCTGCTCGATGCCTTCCCCGAGGAGCCGTTGCCCGCGGCGAGCCCGCTGTGGTCGCATCCACGGGTCTGGGTGACTCCGCACATGGCCGGGCCGACCCCCCTGGAGGCGGCGCTGGACCAGGTGGCCGAGGCGCTGCGCGCCTTCGAGTCTGGCGAGCCGCTGGACGCGGTGGATCCCACGGCCGGCTACTGAAGCACGGCTCGTCTCCTCGGGTGCGCCGGCGCTCGCTCTGCCCTCGAGCGGCTGACGACCATGCCTGCCAACAGTGGGAGAAATGTGGCATCGTCGGGTAATGGGGAACCTCCGGGCAGGCACTGGCCTCACACACCACGGGCCATGTCGGTCCAACCGGTTCCCGCGACGGAGAGCGACCATGCCCAAGCGAGCCCCCCTGTGGCCTCGGCCCAGAGGCCTGATGGCCCGTTTCATTTCCTGGCTGCTCGTCTGCTTGCCGCTGATGGCAGTGGCCGATGCACCGGCAGCGCCGGGACCCTTGCAGCGCAGCGCAGAGAACCGCGGGGCCACCGCCTCGGTTGCGCCGCGCCCTTTCACCGCGCGCTATCGCCTGGAGGTCAAGGGCTGGCCTGCGGCCTATGTCGACCATCGGCTCTCCCGCGAAGGCGACTACTGGGAGAGCCTGATGGAAACCGGCATCCGCGTCGCCAGCGGCAGTGAACGCAGCCGCTTCCTGCTGGAGAATGGGGACATCCAGGCCCTCTACTACGCCAGCGGCTATATGCTGCTCGGGGTGGGCGACAGCTACAGCCTCTCCAGTGACAACCTGACACACCTGCCGGACCGCCAGACGGCACTCTTCGCGCTCTCGCGACGCATCATCGCTGGTGACTGCGCCGCCAGCGCCTGCGATATCGGCTACCTGGATCACAAGGGGCGCGAGGAGGCCCTCAGGGTCCGAGCCCAGGGTCGCTCGCGGATCACCCTGCCCGCGGGCACCTTCGAGGCACTGACGGTGGAGGCCAGGGAGGCCGACAAGCCCGATCGTCGCCTGGTGTTCCACTTCCACCCCGAGGTGCCGGGCCTGCTGCTCGCGGTCGACTACCAGCGTGGTGACGAACGGCGCAGCCACCTGGCACTCAGCGAACTCAGCGTGCAGGAGTAGCCAGCCGCTTGGGAAGGCCCTCGGCGGCTGCTAGAGTAACCGCTTTCCAGGCCCGCCCCACGGCGGCCACAGAGGGAAGGGAGTCTCCATGCTGAGCGGCCTGCTGATCGTGCTGCTGCCCCTGGTGCTGGGTTACCTGGTGCCGGTGCGTCACCCCGCCGTGCTGACGGCGATCAACCGAGGGGTCAACGCCTCGGTCTATCTCATCCTGCTGCTGATGGGGTTCGGCCTGGCCGGCCTCGAGAACCTCGCCGGCCAGCTGTCGCGCATGGGCGGACAGGCGCTGACGCTGTTCGTGCTGACCTCGGCCTGCAACCTGGCGGGATTGTGGTGGCTGTCATGCCGCCTGAAGCTTGCCGCCGACCCCTCGCGCGTGGTGCCCGGTGCGCCGACCAGCAAGCTCGCCGCCATGGCCGGCTCCCTGGGCCTGGTGGGGGTCGTGCTGCTCGGCGTGACGCTCGGCCTAGCCGCCGGATGGTTATCGGCGGCACCGCTCCACGCCATGGCCGAGACCCTCGCCGAATGGGTGCTCTATGTCCTGCTGGCATTGATCGGCTGCCAGCTACGCAACTCCGGGATGCCGCTGCGCCAGATCCTGCTCAACCCTCACGGCCTGGCCATCGCCCTGACCCTGGCCGCCACCTCGCTCATCGGCGGCCTGCTTGCCGCGCCGCTGCTCGGGCTGCGCTGGAACGAGGGGCTGGCCATGGCCGCCGGCTTCGGTTGGTACTCGCTGTCGGGCATCCTGGTAGGCGATGCCCTGGGGCCGGCGCTGGGCGCCGTTGCCTTCTTCAACGACCTGACCCGTGAGCTGGTCGCCTTCGTGCTGATCCCACTGGTGATCCGGCGACACGCGGCCCTGGCCATCGGTTACGGCGGTGCCACCTCGATGGATTTCACTCTGCCGGTGATCCAGCAGCATGGCGGAGTCGGCTGCGTGCCGGTAGCGGTGGTCTCGGGCTTCCTGCTCTCGCTGCTCTCGCCGCCCCTGATCCTCTTCCTGCTGACGTTGTGAGCCGCGCCTTGCACCCGACTTGCACATTCGCTGACCATTGGCTGCATCGCGACGCGCTACGCTGGCGAACCATCCCTATCCTACCGCGGCGAGACGCCCATGCGCCTGACCCTGCCCCGCCCCGCCATCTCCCGGCTGGGCATCAAGTTGTTCGCGGTGATCCTGGTGGTCAATGTGGCCATCTCCGGCCTGGTATTCTTGGCGGTATCGAGAAGTCTCGACCAGGGCTTCCTCGACTACCTGGACAAGACCCAGACCCAGCGTGCCGAGACCCTCGCCGCGGGACTCGCCGAGGAGTGGTCGCAACGCAGCGACTGGCAGTGGCTGCGCGCCTCGCCCCGCGCCTGGCACCGTCTGGTCCGTCACCAGCTATGGCCCGGCGCCGGGCCGGCACCGATGGGCATCGAGCGCCAGCTCGGCGATCCCAAGGATTTCGTGCTTCACGATGCCCAGGGGCTGCCGGTGATCGGCCTGCCACCGGACGGTGACGAAGAGGCCGCCACCCTTCACTGGCTACCCATCGAGCACCGGGGCGAGCGCGTCGGCACCCTCGGCTATCGCCCGCCGGAACAACTGATGGCCCGCATGGAGCGGGTCTTCCTTACCCGCCAGCAGCGTAACCTGGGCATCATCATCGGTGCCCTGGGCCTGGCTTCGCTGCTGTTGGCCGGCGGTCTCTCCTGGTGGCTGGGACGACGCACCCGGGGCATGGCGCTGGCCACTCGGCGCCTTACCGAAGGCGACTACGGCACTCGCCTGCCGGAGCACGGCCGCGATGAACTGTCGCGGCTCTCGCGCGACTTCAACGTGCTGGCCGCCACCCTGGAGGCGAGCCGCGAGGCGCGCAGT
The Halomonas sp. H10-9-1 DNA segment above includes these coding regions:
- a CDS encoding glyoxylate/hydroxypyruvate reductase A; amino-acid sequence: MKVLVHINDAERWQEALATRLPEAEIFTSAAPADKRREADYLAAWKPPATLLREPVALKGIVNLGAGVDALLNNPGLPANVPIVKLRDAGMAQPIGDYVRYGLLHFQRDFDRYRRQQHARQWREHAPLDKADWPVGVLGLGAIGARVAAMIAADGFPVHGWSRSPKTLPGIHCHHGDAGLEALLGRVKSLVLLLPDTPATRHIIDAEALARLPEGASLINPGRGTLIDEAALLAALGNSAAEGRLRGALLDAFPEEPLPAASPLWSHPRVWVTPHMAGPTPLEAALDQVAEALRAFESGEPLDAVDPTAGY
- a CDS encoding lysine exporter LysO family protein, translating into MLSGLLIVLLPLVLGYLVPVRHPAVLTAINRGVNASVYLILLLMGFGLAGLENLAGQLSRMGGQALTLFVLTSACNLAGLWWLSCRLKLAADPSRVVPGAPTSKLAAMAGSLGLVGVVLLGVTLGLAAGWLSAAPLHAMAETLAEWVLYVLLALIGCQLRNSGMPLRQILLNPHGLAIALTLAATSLIGGLLAAPLLGLRWNEGLAMAAGFGWYSLSGILVGDALGPALGAVAFFNDLTRELVAFVLIPLVIRRHAALAIGYGGATSMDFTLPVIQQHGGVGCVPVAVVSGFLLSLLSPPLILFLLTL
- a CDS encoding ATP-binding protein, yielding MRLTLPRPAISRLGIKLFAVILVVNVAISGLVFLAVSRSLDQGFLDYLDKTQTQRAETLAAGLAEEWSQRSDWQWLRASPRAWHRLVRHQLWPGAGPAPMGIERQLGDPKDFVLHDAQGLPVIGLPPDGDEEAATLHWLPIEHRGERVGTLGYRPPEQLMARMERVFLTRQQRNLGIIIGALGLASLLLAGGLSWWLGRRTRGMALATRRLTEGDYGTRLPEHGRDELSRLSRDFNVLAATLEASREARSRWVSDIAHELRTPLAVLRGEIEAMQDGIRRLDHESLHSLSQEVEQLERLVADLRLLSQSDAGALEVQLAPLNLADSLRQRLDEASGWLDDSGLTLEGTIPEVAWIRGDASRLRQLWSNLLDNTCAYTRPPGRLSVSLESSADGVRILWDDSAPGVPAAQLSRLTERLYRVEGSRSRASGGSGLGLSIATALVKAHGGEMTAAASPLGGLRWVLRFPPLDDTTPLEESA